From Brassica oleracea var. oleracea cultivar TO1000 chromosome C3, BOL, whole genome shotgun sequence, a single genomic window includes:
- the LOC106335856 gene encoding probable methyltransferase PMT26, which yields MAQVRYTRLDNRRPSSNYCSTVTVVVFVALCLVGIWMMTSSYVGPAQNVDEVSLDTKDGIKKQMTPPAEEGNVQKSEDSAGETPNEEKKGDGDASFPEVDESSSKQDDQEEKKEEKIKEEPISSGDESSSKQEDQEEKKEENTKEEPTSSGDESASKQGDQEEKKDEKTKEESTSSGDESSTKQEEQEERKDETASSGETKSETEGGENKNDDSKSENGFDGNDLGEKKDLKDHPDEENPESKSENGFDGSDLGEKEDLKDHPDEENPDSNDKQTKPETEDNESGENQKKTTADESEKKSSDDDTEAKGDKETKTGNEGAETKTEKESTETIVEQEKSIPKNGTSGDLSPPGTQLELLNETTAQNGSFTTQATESKNEKEAQKGSGDQVDFKWTLCNTTAGPDYIPCLDNVQAIKSLKTTKHYEHRERHCPDTPPTCLVPLPEGYKRPIEWPKSREKIWYTNVPHTKLAEYKGHQNWVKVTGEFLTFPGGGTQFKHGALHYIDFIQESVPDISWGKRSRVVLDVGCGVASFGGFLFDRDVTTMSLAPKDEHEAQVQFALERGIPAISAVMGTTRLPFPGRVFDIVHCARCRVPWHIEGGKLLLELNRVLRPGGFFVWSATPVYQKKTEDVEIWEAMTELTKKMCWELISINKDKINGVGVATYKKPTSNECYKSRSEQQPPICADSDDPNASWKVPLEACMHTAPEDTTQRGSQWPEQWPARLEKPPFWLSSSQTGVYGKAAPDDFSADYEHWKRVVTKSYLNGLGINWASVRNVMDMKAVYGGFAAALRDLKVWVMNVVPIDSPDTLAIIYERGLFGIYHDWCESFSTYPRSYDLVHADHLLSKLKQRCNLTAVIAEVDRVLRPEGKLIVRDDAKTVQEVEAMVKAMKWEVHMTYSKGKEGLLSVQKSIWRPEDVQTLTYAIAA from the exons ATGGCACAAGTAAGGTACACTAGGTTAGATAACAGGAGGCCCTCCTCAAACTATTGTTCTACAGTGACTGTTGTTGTGTTTGTGGCCCTATGCTTAGTCGGGATCTGGATGATGACATCCTCCTATGTTGGACCCGCTCAGAATGTTGATGAGGTGTCTCTTGACACCAAAGATGGGATAAAGAAACAGATGACCCCACCTGCGGAGGAGGGCAATGTCCAGAAGTCTGAAGACTCAGCTGGTGAAACACCTAATGAGGAGAAAAAAGGAGATGGTGATGCAAGCTTTCCTGAAGTTGATGAAAGTTCGAGCAAACAAGATGACCAGGAAGAGAAGAAAGAAGAGAAAATTAAAGAGGAGCCTATTTCATCTGGTGATGAGAGCTCGAGCAAACAAGAGGACCAGGAAGAGAAGAAAGAAGAGAACACTAAAGAGGAGCCTACTTCATCTGGTGATGAGAGCGCGAGTAAACAAGGGGACCAAGAAGAGAAGAAAGACGAGAAAACTAAAGAAGAGTCTACTTCATCTGGTGATGAGAGTTCGACCAAACAAGAGGAGCAGGAAGAGAGGAAAGATGAGACTGCTTCATCTGGCGAGACAAAAAGTGAGACCGAAGGTGGGGAAAATAAAAACGATGACTCCAAGTCAGAGAATGGTTTTGATGGAAATGATTTGGGTGAGAAAAAAGATTTGAAAGACCACCCAGATGAAGAAAATCCTGAGTCCAAGTCAGAGAATGGTTTTGATGGAAGTGATTTGGGTGAGAAAGAAGATTTGAAAGACCACCCAGATGAAGAAAATCCTGACTCCAATGATAAGCAAACCAAACCCGAAACGGAGGACAACGAGTCTGGTGAAAACCAAAAGAAAACTACAGCTGATGAAAGTGAGAAAAAGTCCAGTGATGATGATACAGAGGCAAAGGGTGATAAAGAAACCAAAACAGGCAATGAAGGTGCTGAAACGAAGACCGAGAAGGAAAGCACCGAGACAATTGTAGAGCAAGAGAAGAGTATACCTAAAAACGGGACATCAGGGGATCTTTCGCCTCCTGGGACACAGTTAGAGCTACTGAATGAAACTACCGCACAAAATGGTTCTTTCACAACCCAGGCAACGGAGTCCAAAAATGAGAAAGAAGCTCAGAAGGGTTCTGGTGATCAAGTTGATTTCAAATGGACACTCTGCAATACAACTGCCGGACCGGATTACATTCCCTGTCTCGATAATGTGCAAGCCATTAAGAGTCTTAAGACTACTAAACATTATGAGCATCGTGAGAGGCATTGCCCAGACACCCCACCCACCTGCCTTGTTCCTTTGCCTGAAGGATACAAGCGCCCAATTGAGTGGCCCAAAAGTCGAGAAAAG ATTTGGTACACTAACGTCCCTCATACCAAGCTTGCTGAGTATAAGGGGCATCAAAATTGGGTTAAAGTTACCGGAGAGTTTCTAACTTTCCCTGGAGGAGGAACCCAATTCAAGCATGGTGCTCTTCATTACATCGATTTCATACAGGAG TCTGTCCCTGATATTTCTTGGGGTAAACGCTCTCGCGTGGTCTTGGATGTTGGATGTGGTGTTGCAAGCTTTGGTGGTTTCCTCTTTGACAGAGACGTGACCACCATGTCCCTTGCGCCTAAAGATGAACATGAAGCTCAAGTGCAATTTGCTCTTGAGAGAGGCATTCCCGCCATTTCTGCGGTGATGGGCACTACAAGGCTACCTTTCCCTGGCAGAGTCTTTGACATTGTTCACTGTGCTCGCTGTAGAGTGCCATGGCACATAGAAG GTGGAAAACTCCTTCTGGAGCTTAATCGTGTATTGAGACCCGGTGGCTTCTTTGTGTGGTCTGCTACTCCAGTTTATCAGAAGAAGACCGAAGATGTTGAAATATGGGAAG CTATGACTGAACTCACTAAGAAAATGTGTTGGGAACTCATATCCATCAACAAGGACAAAATCAACGGAGTTGGTGTAGCTACTTACAAAAAGCCTACTTCAAACGAATGCTACAAAAGCAGATCAGAACAACAACCTCCGATATGTGCGGACTCTGATGACCCGAACGCATCTTG GAAGGTGCCACTTGAAGCATGCATGCACACAGCACCAGAAGACACAACGCAGCGTGGATCTCAGTGGCCCGAGCAATGGCCAGCGAGATTAGAGAAACCACCATTCTGGTTATCAAGTTCCCAAACCGGAGTTTATGGAAAAGCAGCACCAGATGATTTCAGCGCTGATTATGAGCACTGGAAACGTGTAGTCACCAAATCATACCTTAATGGTTTAGGAATTAACTGGGCATCTGTTAGAAATGTCATGGACATGAAAGCCGTTTATGGAGG ATTTGCAGCGGCTCTAAGAGACTTGAAAGTGTGGGTGATGAATGTGGTTCCAATAGATTCACCAGACACACTAGCTATAATCTATGAACGAGGACTCTTCGGTATCTACCACGACTGGTGTGAATCTTTCAGCACTTATCCGAGATCATACGATCTTGTTCACGCCGACCATCTTTTGTCCAAACTCAAGCAAAG GTGCAATCTAACGGCGGTTATTGCGGAAGTGGATCGGGTTCTGAGACCGG